Proteins encoded within one genomic window of Epinephelus lanceolatus isolate andai-2023 chromosome 9, ASM4190304v1, whole genome shotgun sequence:
- the citb gene encoding citron Rho-interacting kinase isoform X14 has product MSQVEQEISLVQRKMSDLESVLQQKDIELKASETQRTILEQDLATYITECSSLKRSLEQARMEVSQEDDKALQLLHDIREQSNKLQEIKEQEYHAQLEEMRVSIRQLEEDLSAARRRSDLYESELKESRQTSEELKRKAADYQHRIQKAKEQSKADAEEQICKLEKTSAEQQTKIQDLQEKLAKSSKATAEATDLLQTMRLAKERMERDLERLQNKEDSSDSLRRRLRETEDGRKTLENQVKRLEIVERRETKLKDEIQGKAQQIQQMADKILGLEENLRETQATVQRLETHLKQKEKLYEDKIKVLEAQMKADMADKEMLESSQSKYEEEVREKCSIISEQKATINAMDSKMNSLEQRIAELSEANKLAANSSIYTQKNIMCGVGRKAQEEMISELRQQKFYLESQAGKLEAQNAKLEEHLEKMTQQEQSNKSRVLEQETRLREIGLQHEEEKLEIKRQVTDLTLSLQERESQISNLQAARHALESQLQQAKTELEETTAEAEEEITVLRAHRDEIQRKFDALRDSCAVITDLEEQLTTLTQENAELNRQNFYLSKQLDEASDEREDRLHLSQDVDRLRREVADREMHLNNQKQNLETLKTTCTMLEEQVLELETLNDELLEKERQWEAWRATLEEEKNQAERRTRDIQRLLDTEKQNRLRSEQRSSESRQAVEQAVKEHKAEILALQQALKDQKLKAESLADTLNDLEKKHAMLEMNARSLQQKLESERDLKQRLLEEQEKLQQQMDAQKTHIFRLTQGLQDALDQTDLLKTERTDLEYQLENIQAVYSHEKVKMEGTITQQTKLIDFLQSQAHGGSKKKKGLFGRRREDLLAAMAAQAQAQGQTQGQVSPVPPIQPVPLQYSDMKVALDKERTRCSELEEALQKMRAELRSLREEALQYKDHGSSANPATARQQMIMSAMVKSPEHQQGPTNLAPSNSERRKVTATPEEFSRRLKDSQRDRERERERVVHHNTAHRFTVGLNMRAAKCTVCLDTVHFGRQAATCLECHALCHPKCSPCLPATCGMSSDCSLHLPEGLLRDKGTSPGQQLKEASGHMHLEGWMKQPRNGKRGQGWERKYMVLDGTKVSIYEIEPREDSVKPLEEFDLCLSDGEVIVHGAVGASELPNTAKSDVPYVLKLESRCHAPCWPGQSLYFMAPSFPDKQRWVAVMESVVAGGRASREKAEADAKLLGNSLLKLEGDDRLDINCTLPLTDQIVLVGSEEGLYALNVIKNSLTHIPGLGSVFQIHIIKEQEKLLMIVGDERALCLVEIKRVKQSLAQSHLPSQSELAPYIFETVKGCHLFAAGRIDNGPCICAAMPNKITILRYNDNLNKYCIRKEIETLEPCSCIHLTSYSIIIGTNKFYEIEMKQFVLEEFLDKNDVSLASAVFAASSHSFPIAIMQVASSMQKEEYLLCFHEFGVFVDTYGRRSRTEDIKWSRLPLSFAYREPYLFATYFNSLDVIEVQGHSSLGPTVLAHLDIPNPRYLGPAISSGAIYLASSYQNKLRVICCKGSLIRESGELQRTGSSRGSPSKRGPPTYTEHITKRLTSGPGSHDGLHREPSTPHRYREGRTEFRRDKSPARPLDREKSPGRVLDSRRERSPGRFGDSSRLHAGSVRTQLAPVNKVWDQSSV; this is encoded by the exons gaATATCATGCCCAGCTGGAGGAAATGAGAGTTTCCATAAGACAACTGGAGGAGGACCTGTCTGCTGCCCGTCGCCGTAGCGACCTGTATGAGTCTGAGCTGAAAGAGTCTCGGCAGACCAGTGAGGAACTGAAGAGGAAGGCTGCTGACTACCAACATAGGATTCAGAAG GCCAAAGAGCAGAGCAAGGCAGATGCAGAGGAGCAGATATGCAAGTTGGAGAAG ACCAGTGCTGAGCAGCAGACCAAGATCCAGGATCTTCAAGAGAAGCTTGCCAAG TCTTCAAAGGCCACTGCTGAGGCTACAGACCTCCTTCAGACTATGAGATTGGCCAAAGAGCGCATGGAGCGAGATCTGGAGAGGCTACAGAACAAGGAAGACTCCAGTGACAGCCTGCGTAGACGCCTCCGTGAGACTGAG GATGGTAGGAAGACCCTGGAGAACCAGGTGAAGAGGCTGGAGATTGTCGAGCGCCGGGAGACAAAACTGAAGGATGAGATCCAGGGCAAGGCCCAGCAGATACAGCAGATGGCAGATAAGATTCTG GGCCTGGAGGAGAATCTGCGAGAGACCCAAGCCACAGTCCAGCGACTGGAGACTCATCTGAAACAGAAGGAGAAGCTCTATGAAGATAAGATAAAG GTGTTGGAGGCCCAGATGAAGGCGGACATGGCTGATAAGGAGATGCTGGAGTCCAGTCAGAGcaaatatgaggaggaggtgcGGGAGAAGTGCAGCATCATCAGTGAACAGAAGGCG ACCATAAATGCTATGGACTCCAAGATGAACAGCCTGGAGCAGAGGATCGCTGAGCTGTCTGAGGCCAACAAACTGGCAGCCAACAGCAGTATCTACACCCAGAAAAACAT AATGTGTGGTGTTGGCAGGAAAGCCCAGGAGGAGATGATTTCAGAGCTTCGCCAACAGAAGTTCTACTTGGAGTCTCAGGCTGGAAAGTTGGAGGCCCAGAATGCCAAACTGGAGGAGCATCTCGAGAAAATGACTCAGCAGGAGCAAAGCAATAAGAGTCGTGTATTGGAGCAGGAAACTAGGCTCCGAGAG ATTGGGCTGCAACATGAGGAAGAGAAGCTGGAGATTAAGCGTCAGGTGACAGATCTGACCCTCTCGCTGCAGGAGCGCGAATCTCAGATCAGCAATCTGCAGGCAGCTCGCCACGCACTAGAGAGCCAACTACAGCAGGCCAAGACTGAGCTGGAGGAGACCACtgcagaggcagaggaggagatcaCTGTGctcaga GCACACAGAGATGAGATACAACGCAAGTTTGATGCTCTGAGAGACAGCTGTGCG GTGATCACAGATTTGGAGGAACAGCTGACCACACTGACTCAGGAGAATGCCGAGCTGAACCGCCAGAACTTCTACCTGTCCAAGCAGCTGGATGAGGCTTCTGATGAGAGAGAGGACCGGCTGCACCTCAGCCAGGATGTGGACAGGCTGCGTCGAGAGGTGGCCGACCGCGAAATGCACCTTAACAACCAGAAACAG AACCTGGAGACACTGAAGACCACGTGCACCATGCTGGAGGAGCAGGTTCTGGAGCTGGAGACCCTGAACGATGAGCTGCTGGAGAAGGAGAGACAGTGGGAAGCCTGGAGGGCAACACTGGAGGAGGAAAAGAACCAGGCTGAGAGGAGGACCAGGGACATCCAGAGACTGCTggacacagagaaacagaacaG GCTTCGTTCAGAGCAGCGCAGCTCAGAGTCTCGCCAGGCTGTGGAGCAGGCAGTTAAGGAGCACAAAGCTGAAATCCTGGCCCTGCAGCAGGCCCTTAAAGACCAGAAACTCAAAGCTGAGAGCCTTGCCGACACT TTGAATGATCTGGAGAAGAAGCATGCCATGCTGGAGATGAACGCCCGCAGTTTGCAGCAAAAGCTGGAGAGTGAGAGGGATCTGAAGCAGAGGCTGCTGGAGGAG CAAGAgaaactgcagcagcagatggaTGCCCAGAAGACGCACATCTTCCGTCTGACCCAGGGGCTGCAGGACGCTCTGGACCAGACTGACTTGCTGAAGACTGAAAGGACTGACCTGGAATACCAGCTGGAGAACATCCAG GCTGTGTACTCCCATGAGAAGGTGAAAATGGAGGGGACCATCACTCAGCAGACCAAGCTCATCGACTTCCTCCAGTCCCAGGCCCATGGTGGCTCCAAGAAGAAAAAG GGTCTGTTTGGGCGTCGTCGAGAGGACCTGTTGGCTGCCATGGCTGCTCAGGCCCAGGCTCAGGGTCAGACTCAAGGCCAGGTTTCCCCTGTGCCCCCAATCCAACCGGTGCCTCTGCAGTACAGTGACATGAAGGTTGCTCTGGACAAAGAGCGCACTCGCTGCTCTGAGCTAGAGGAAGCCCTGCAGAAAATGAGAGCGGAGCTACGATCTCTGAGAGAGGAAG CACTCCAGTATAAGGATCACGGTAGCTCTGCAAACCCAGCAACAGCACGGCAGCAGATGATTATGTCTGCCATGGTGAAGTCTCCTGAGCACCAACAGGGCCCGACCAACCTAGCACCGTCCAACTCAGAACGCAGGAAAGTGACTGCAACACCTGAGG AGTTTAGCCGTCGTTTGAAGGAcagtcagagagacagagagagggagagagagagggtggtgCACCACAACACCGCTCACCGCTTCACAGTGGGACTCAACATGAGAGCTGCCAAGTGTACTGTGTGCCTGGATACTGTGCACTTTGGTCGCCAAGCTGCTACCTGTCTTG AATGTCACGCTTTGTGCCACCCAAAATGCTCCCCCTGCCTTCCAGCGACATGTGGTATGTCCAGCGACTGCTCCCTGCATCTGCCTGAGGGCCTGCTGCGGGACAAAGGCACCTCCCCAGGCCAACAGCTCAAAGAGGCCAGCGGACACATGCATCTGGAGGGTTGGATGAAACAGCCCAG GAACGGGAAGCGAGGCCAGGGCTGGGAGAGAAAATACATGGTGCTGGATGGGACTAAAGTGTCAATCTACGAGATAGAGCCCAGAGAAG ATTCAGTGAAACCACTGGAAGAGTTTGACCTGTGTTTGTCAGATGGAGAGGTGATTGTTCATGGAGCTGTGGGGGCATCTGAGCTACCCAACACTGCCAAGTCAG ATGTTCCCTACGTCCTGAAGCTGGAGTCCCGTTGTCACGCCCCCTGCTGGCCTGGACAGTCACTTTACTTCATGGCTCCCAGTTTCCCAGACAAACAGCGCTGGGTGGCTGTCATGGAGTCTGTGGTGGCCGGGGGGCGAGCCTCACGGGAGAAAGCCGAGGCCGACGCA AAGCTGCTAGGAAACTCTCTCCTAAAGCTGGAGGGAGACGATAGGCTGGATATTAACTGCACCCTCCCACTCACCGATCAG ATAGTTCTGGTGGGCTCAGAGGAGGGTCTGTACGCTCTGAACGTTATCAAGAACTCTCTGACTCACATCCCTGGTCTGGGATCAGTCTTTCAGATCCACATCATCAAAGAGCAGGAGAAACTGCTGATGATTGTTG GGGACGAGAGGGCGTTGTGTCTGGTGGAGATTAAGAGAGTGAAGCAGTCTCTGGCCCAGTCCCACCTGCCCAGCCAGTCTGAACTGGCTCCCTACATCTTTGAGACGGTGAAGGGCTGCCATCTGTTTGCTGCTGGGAGA ATAGACAACGGACCTTGTATATGTGCTGCTATGCCTAACAAGATAACCATTCTGCGCTACAACGACAATCTCAACAAATACTGCATTCGTAAG GAAATTGAAACACTGGAGCCGTGCAGCTGCATCCACCTGACCAGCTATAGCATCATCATCGGCACCAACAAGTTCTATGAGATTGAGATGAAGCAGTTTGTGCTCGAAG AATTCCTGGACAAGAACGACGTGTCACTCGCCTCAGCAGTGTTTGCAGCTTCGTCCCACAGCTTTCCCATCGCCATCATGCAGGTGGCCAGCAGTATGCAGAAGGAGGAGTACCTGCTGTGTTTTCATG AGTTTGGAGTGTTCGTGGACACGTACGGACGAAGAAGCCGCACTGAGGACATTAAGTGGAGCCGTCTGCCTCTGTCCTTTG CCTACAGAGAGCCCTACCTGTTCGCCACCTACTTCAACTCTCTGGATGTCATCGAGGTCCAGGGACATTCTTCTCTGGG GCCCACAGTGCTGGCTCACCTGGACATCCCCAACCCTCGCTACCTGGGCCCTGCCATCTCCTCCGGGGCCATTTACCTGGCCTCCTCGTACCAGAACAAACTGCGGGTCATCTGCTGTAAGGGAAGTCTGATCCGAGAGTCCGGAGAGCTGCAGAGGACCGGCTCCAGCAGAGG TAGTCCCAGTAAGCGAGGCCCACCCACCTACACAGAGCACATCACAAAGCGTTTGACCTCGGGCCCTGGCAGCCATGACGGCCTGCATCGGGAGCCCAGCACTCCACACCGTTACCGGGAGGGCCGCACCGAGTTCAGACGGGACAAGTCTCCAGCCCGACCGCTGGACAGGGAGAAGTCTCCCGGCAGGGTGCTCGACAGTCGTAGAGAGAGGTCACCTGGGAGATTCGGAGACAGCAGCCGACTTCACGCTGGGTCTGTCCGAACACAGCTCGCCCCTGTTAACAAG GTGTGGGATCAGTCATCGGTGTGA
- the citb gene encoding citron Rho-interacting kinase isoform X8, with product MVEQEISLVQRKMSDLESVLQQKDIELKASETQRTILEQDLATYITECSSLKRSLEQARMEVSQEDDKALQLLHDIREQSNKLQEIKEQEYHAQLEEMRVSIRQLEEDLSAARRRSDLYESELKESRQTSEELKRKAADYQHRIQKAKEQSKADAEEQICKLEKTSAEQQTKIQDLQEKLAKSSKATAEATDLLQTMRLAKERMERDLERLQNKEDSSDSLRRRLRETEDGRKTLENQVKRLEIVERRETKLKDEIQGKAQQIQQMADKILGLEENLRETQATVQRLETHLKQKEKLYEDKIKVLEAQMKADMADKEMLESSQSKYEEEVREKCSIISEQKATINAMDSKMNSLEQRIAELSEANKLAANSSIYTQKNMKAQEEMISELRQQKFYLESQAGKLEAQNAKLEEHLEKMTQQEQSNKSRVLEQETRLREIGLQHEEEKLEIKRQVTDLTLSLQERESQISNLQAARHALESQLQQAKTELEETTAEAEEEITVLRAHRDEIQRKFDALRDSCAVITDLEEQLTTLTQENAELNRQNFYLSKQLDEASDEREDRLHLSQDVDRLRREVADREMHLNNQKQNLETLKTTCTMLEEQVLELETLNDELLEKERQWEAWRATLEEEKNQAERRTRDIQRLLDTEKQNRLRSEQRSSESRQAVEQAVKEHKAEILALQQALKDQKLKAESLADTLNDLEKKHAMLEMNARSLQQKLESERDLKQRLLEEQEKLQQQMDAQKTHIFRLTQGLQDALDQTDLLKTERTDLEYQLENIQAVYSHEKVKMEGTITQQTKLIDFLQSQAHGGSKKKKGLFGRRREDLLAAMAAQAQAQGQTQGQVSPVPPIQPVPLQYSDMKVALDKERTRCSELEEALQKMRAELRSLREEALQYKDHGSSANPATARQQMIMSAMVKSPEHQQGPTNLAPSNSERRKVTATPEERRRVTFEKFSRRLKDSQRDRERERERVVHHNTAHRFTVGLNMRAAKCTVCLDTVHFGRQAATCLECHALCHPKCSPCLPATCGMSSDCSLHLPEGLLRDKGTSPGQQLKEASGHMHLEGWMKQPRNGKRGQGWERKYMVLDGTKVSIYEIEPREDSVKPLEEFDLCLSDGEVIVHGAVGASELPNTAKSDVPYVLKLESRCHAPCWPGQSLYFMAPSFPDKQRWVAVMESVVAGGRASREKAEADAAAVSKRQMVLSPLVQKLLGNSLLKLEGDDRLDINCTLPLTDQIVLVGSEEGLYALNVIKNSLTHIPGLGSVFQIHIIKEQEKLLMIVGDERALCLVEIKRVKQSLAQSHLPSQSELAPYIFETVKGCHLFAAGRIDNGPCICAAMPNKITILRYNDNLNKYCIRKEIETLEPCSCIHLTSYSIIIGTNKFYEIEMKQFVLEEFLDKNDVSLASAVFAASSHSFPIAIMQVASSMQKEEYLLCFHEFGVFVDTYGRRSRTEDIKWSRLPLSFAYREPYLFATYFNSLDVIEVQGHSSLGPTVLAHLDIPNPRYLGPAISSGAIYLASSYQNKLRVICCKGSLIRESGELQRTGSSRGSPSKRGPPTYTEHITKRLTSGPGSHDGLHREPSTPHRYREGRTEFRRDKSPARPLDREKSPGRVLDSRRERSPGRFGDSSRLHAGSVRTQLAPVNKVWDQSSV from the exons gaATATCATGCCCAGCTGGAGGAAATGAGAGTTTCCATAAGACAACTGGAGGAGGACCTGTCTGCTGCCCGTCGCCGTAGCGACCTGTATGAGTCTGAGCTGAAAGAGTCTCGGCAGACCAGTGAGGAACTGAAGAGGAAGGCTGCTGACTACCAACATAGGATTCAGAAG GCCAAAGAGCAGAGCAAGGCAGATGCAGAGGAGCAGATATGCAAGTTGGAGAAG ACCAGTGCTGAGCAGCAGACCAAGATCCAGGATCTTCAAGAGAAGCTTGCCAAG TCTTCAAAGGCCACTGCTGAGGCTACAGACCTCCTTCAGACTATGAGATTGGCCAAAGAGCGCATGGAGCGAGATCTGGAGAGGCTACAGAACAAGGAAGACTCCAGTGACAGCCTGCGTAGACGCCTCCGTGAGACTGAG GATGGTAGGAAGACCCTGGAGAACCAGGTGAAGAGGCTGGAGATTGTCGAGCGCCGGGAGACAAAACTGAAGGATGAGATCCAGGGCAAGGCCCAGCAGATACAGCAGATGGCAGATAAGATTCTG GGCCTGGAGGAGAATCTGCGAGAGACCCAAGCCACAGTCCAGCGACTGGAGACTCATCTGAAACAGAAGGAGAAGCTCTATGAAGATAAGATAAAG GTGTTGGAGGCCCAGATGAAGGCGGACATGGCTGATAAGGAGATGCTGGAGTCCAGTCAGAGcaaatatgaggaggaggtgcGGGAGAAGTGCAGCATCATCAGTGAACAGAAGGCG ACCATAAATGCTATGGACTCCAAGATGAACAGCCTGGAGCAGAGGATCGCTGAGCTGTCTGAGGCCAACAAACTGGCAGCCAACAGCAGTATCTACACCCAGAAAAACAT GAAAGCCCAGGAGGAGATGATTTCAGAGCTTCGCCAACAGAAGTTCTACTTGGAGTCTCAGGCTGGAAAGTTGGAGGCCCAGAATGCCAAACTGGAGGAGCATCTCGAGAAAATGACTCAGCAGGAGCAAAGCAATAAGAGTCGTGTATTGGAGCAGGAAACTAGGCTCCGAGAG ATTGGGCTGCAACATGAGGAAGAGAAGCTGGAGATTAAGCGTCAGGTGACAGATCTGACCCTCTCGCTGCAGGAGCGCGAATCTCAGATCAGCAATCTGCAGGCAGCTCGCCACGCACTAGAGAGCCAACTACAGCAGGCCAAGACTGAGCTGGAGGAGACCACtgcagaggcagaggaggagatcaCTGTGctcaga GCACACAGAGATGAGATACAACGCAAGTTTGATGCTCTGAGAGACAGCTGTGCG GTGATCACAGATTTGGAGGAACAGCTGACCACACTGACTCAGGAGAATGCCGAGCTGAACCGCCAGAACTTCTACCTGTCCAAGCAGCTGGATGAGGCTTCTGATGAGAGAGAGGACCGGCTGCACCTCAGCCAGGATGTGGACAGGCTGCGTCGAGAGGTGGCCGACCGCGAAATGCACCTTAACAACCAGAAACAG AACCTGGAGACACTGAAGACCACGTGCACCATGCTGGAGGAGCAGGTTCTGGAGCTGGAGACCCTGAACGATGAGCTGCTGGAGAAGGAGAGACAGTGGGAAGCCTGGAGGGCAACACTGGAGGAGGAAAAGAACCAGGCTGAGAGGAGGACCAGGGACATCCAGAGACTGCTggacacagagaaacagaacaG GCTTCGTTCAGAGCAGCGCAGCTCAGAGTCTCGCCAGGCTGTGGAGCAGGCAGTTAAGGAGCACAAAGCTGAAATCCTGGCCCTGCAGCAGGCCCTTAAAGACCAGAAACTCAAAGCTGAGAGCCTTGCCGACACT TTGAATGATCTGGAGAAGAAGCATGCCATGCTGGAGATGAACGCCCGCAGTTTGCAGCAAAAGCTGGAGAGTGAGAGGGATCTGAAGCAGAGGCTGCTGGAGGAG CAAGAgaaactgcagcagcagatggaTGCCCAGAAGACGCACATCTTCCGTCTGACCCAGGGGCTGCAGGACGCTCTGGACCAGACTGACTTGCTGAAGACTGAAAGGACTGACCTGGAATACCAGCTGGAGAACATCCAG GCTGTGTACTCCCATGAGAAGGTGAAAATGGAGGGGACCATCACTCAGCAGACCAAGCTCATCGACTTCCTCCAGTCCCAGGCCCATGGTGGCTCCAAGAAGAAAAAG GGTCTGTTTGGGCGTCGTCGAGAGGACCTGTTGGCTGCCATGGCTGCTCAGGCCCAGGCTCAGGGTCAGACTCAAGGCCAGGTTTCCCCTGTGCCCCCAATCCAACCGGTGCCTCTGCAGTACAGTGACATGAAGGTTGCTCTGGACAAAGAGCGCACTCGCTGCTCTGAGCTAGAGGAAGCCCTGCAGAAAATGAGAGCGGAGCTACGATCTCTGAGAGAGGAAG CACTCCAGTATAAGGATCACGGTAGCTCTGCAAACCCAGCAACAGCACGGCAGCAGATGATTATGTCTGCCATGGTGAAGTCTCCTGAGCACCAACAGGGCCCGACCAACCTAGCACCGTCCAACTCAGAACGCAGGAAAGTGACTGCAACACCTGAGG AAAGAAGGAGGGTCACTTTTGAAA AGTTTAGCCGTCGTTTGAAGGAcagtcagagagacagagagagggagagagagagggtggtgCACCACAACACCGCTCACCGCTTCACAGTGGGACTCAACATGAGAGCTGCCAAGTGTACTGTGTGCCTGGATACTGTGCACTTTGGTCGCCAAGCTGCTACCTGTCTTG AATGTCACGCTTTGTGCCACCCAAAATGCTCCCCCTGCCTTCCAGCGACATGTGGTATGTCCAGCGACTGCTCCCTGCATCTGCCTGAGGGCCTGCTGCGGGACAAAGGCACCTCCCCAGGCCAACAGCTCAAAGAGGCCAGCGGACACATGCATCTGGAGGGTTGGATGAAACAGCCCAG GAACGGGAAGCGAGGCCAGGGCTGGGAGAGAAAATACATGGTGCTGGATGGGACTAAAGTGTCAATCTACGAGATAGAGCCCAGAGAAG ATTCAGTGAAACCACTGGAAGAGTTTGACCTGTGTTTGTCAGATGGAGAGGTGATTGTTCATGGAGCTGTGGGGGCATCTGAGCTACCCAACACTGCCAAGTCAG ATGTTCCCTACGTCCTGAAGCTGGAGTCCCGTTGTCACGCCCCCTGCTGGCCTGGACAGTCACTTTACTTCATGGCTCCCAGTTTCCCAGACAAACAGCGCTGGGTGGCTGTCATGGAGTCTGTGGTGGCCGGGGGGCGAGCCTCACGGGAGAAAGCCGAGGCCGACGCA GCTGCTGTGTCCAAAAGACAAATGGTTCTGTCTCCTCTGGTCCAG AAGCTGCTAGGAAACTCTCTCCTAAAGCTGGAGGGAGACGATAGGCTGGATATTAACTGCACCCTCCCACTCACCGATCAG ATAGTTCTGGTGGGCTCAGAGGAGGGTCTGTACGCTCTGAACGTTATCAAGAACTCTCTGACTCACATCCCTGGTCTGGGATCAGTCTTTCAGATCCACATCATCAAAGAGCAGGAGAAACTGCTGATGATTGTTG GGGACGAGAGGGCGTTGTGTCTGGTGGAGATTAAGAGAGTGAAGCAGTCTCTGGCCCAGTCCCACCTGCCCAGCCAGTCTGAACTGGCTCCCTACATCTTTGAGACGGTGAAGGGCTGCCATCTGTTTGCTGCTGGGAGA ATAGACAACGGACCTTGTATATGTGCTGCTATGCCTAACAAGATAACCATTCTGCGCTACAACGACAATCTCAACAAATACTGCATTCGTAAG GAAATTGAAACACTGGAGCCGTGCAGCTGCATCCACCTGACCAGCTATAGCATCATCATCGGCACCAACAAGTTCTATGAGATTGAGATGAAGCAGTTTGTGCTCGAAG AATTCCTGGACAAGAACGACGTGTCACTCGCCTCAGCAGTGTTTGCAGCTTCGTCCCACAGCTTTCCCATCGCCATCATGCAGGTGGCCAGCAGTATGCAGAAGGAGGAGTACCTGCTGTGTTTTCATG AGTTTGGAGTGTTCGTGGACACGTACGGACGAAGAAGCCGCACTGAGGACATTAAGTGGAGCCGTCTGCCTCTGTCCTTTG CCTACAGAGAGCCCTACCTGTTCGCCACCTACTTCAACTCTCTGGATGTCATCGAGGTCCAGGGACATTCTTCTCTGGG GCCCACAGTGCTGGCTCACCTGGACATCCCCAACCCTCGCTACCTGGGCCCTGCCATCTCCTCCGGGGCCATTTACCTGGCCTCCTCGTACCAGAACAAACTGCGGGTCATCTGCTGTAAGGGAAGTCTGATCCGAGAGTCCGGAGAGCTGCAGAGGACCGGCTCCAGCAGAGG TAGTCCCAGTAAGCGAGGCCCACCCACCTACACAGAGCACATCACAAAGCGTTTGACCTCGGGCCCTGGCAGCCATGACGGCCTGCATCGGGAGCCCAGCACTCCACACCGTTACCGGGAGGGCCGCACCGAGTTCAGACGGGACAAGTCTCCAGCCCGACCGCTGGACAGGGAGAAGTCTCCCGGCAGGGTGCTCGACAGTCGTAGAGAGAGGTCACCTGGGAGATTCGGAGACAGCAGCCGACTTCACGCTGGGTCTGTCCGAACACAGCTCGCCCCTGTTAACAAG GTGTGGGATCAGTCATCGGTGTGA